From a region of the Megalopta genalis isolate 19385.01 unplaced genomic scaffold, iyMegGena1_principal scaffold0377, whole genome shotgun sequence genome:
- the LOC143263198 gene encoding uncharacterized protein LOC143263198, with protein MAEDLKPLMIERGTVKAALTRFKTFICKFATTTSVGSLKKRLEANVCLLDNFNRVQTRIEILVAGTDAEAAHAIEREEFETAYFDLIDQVEIVIARATPEQSRITTNSPISAQTADTAINIRLPTLQLPSFDGNYSDWVKFKDTFTSVIHENNSLTDIQRFHYLNTSLKGVAARVIQALGVSGTNYRHAWELLKSRYEDSTSLKRHHVNSLLDLKSIQRESDITLREFLDEATNHRIALMSLGESVETWDTMLVPLLSRKLGQVSMREWERRIISQSEMPTFGQFSAFIEERSKYLANIAVSVQVAAPRVDQRPRGTNNTPRYNYIASHVVNSVGCPACKANHAIYNCEKFKNSDLNTKTKIVQEARLCFNCLSSGHRVRACTRSHCKQCGRKHHSLLHNPEFKRAEEGYADTGDSDSREPPVLTANVANTIGHAVLSTAIVYVKDKGGQSHKCRVLLDSGSQANFITTAFCQRLGIKPTAISSTVTGLGRAVNSIEGRATLTIHSRYNKSQHTVQCLSIETITSDMPNFQIHREKIEIPSHIELADPEFHLQRPIDMLIGAGLFWTLLCVGQHKSTPNLLLQRTQLGWVLGGTPTWADKKLPQNNMCCLATLNDLQSQLERFWDIEELTPNNRNQCSENTFGITCAKGGIFDRDQISTNATSTSKFQCATVPKCISGQWRTTQGGRKTIQRTHRLRPKDSSIQNSCQNMRRDQRLTFEELYTLLTQIESCLNSRPLSPLSSDPTDLNPLTPGHFLIGTALTTLPSHDLRDIKVTRLNRYQLIQQMVQHFWQRWQRECIQQLQQRHKWQHSTTSKLAVDSLVIIKEDNLPPLQWSMGRIVQVHPGTDGVIRVATVRTSTGTIKRPVTKLCIIPLDHLEMSHEV; from the exons ATGGCGGAAGATCTCAAACCGTTGATGATCGAGCGCGGAACGGTCAAGGCTGCACTCACGCGGTTTAAgacatttatttgcaaattcgCGACCACGACTTCGGTGGGCTCTCTTAAGAAACGGTTAGAAGCAAATGTATGTCTCCTTGACAATTTTAATAGAGTTCAAACGAGAATCGAAATACTCGTAGCTGGAACGGACGCCGAAGCAGCGCACGCGATCGAGCGCGAAGAATTCGAGACGGCGTATTTTGATCTGATAGATCAAGTTGAAATAGTCATTGCCCGTGCCACTCCGGAACAGAGTAGGATAACCACGAACAGCCCGATATCCGCGCAGACTGCAGATACCGCAATAAACATTAGATTACCGACACTGCAACTGCCTTCCTTTGATGGCAATTACAGTGATTGGGTGAAATTTAAAGACACATTTACATCAGTGATTCACGAGAATAATTCATTAACAGACATACAACGGTTCCATTATTTAAACACCTCACTCAAGGGGGTAGCGGCTCGTGTGATTCAAGCGTTAGGCGTGTCCGGAACAAATTACAGACATGCATGGGAATTACTCAAGTCGCGATATGAAGATTCCACAAGTCTCAAGCGGCACCATGTAAATTCATTACTTGATTTAAAATCCATTCAAAGGGAATCAGACATCACATTGCGGGAATTTCTGGACGAAGCTACAAATCATAGAATAGCGTTAATGTCTTTGGGTGAATCGGTTGAAACTTGGGATACCATGTTAGTTCCATTATTGTCCAGAAAGTTAGGTCAAGTGTCCATGAGAGAGTGGGAAAGGAGAATAATATCTCAGTCGGAAATGCCTACATTTGGTCAATTCTCTGCGTTTATAGAAGAACGTTCcaaatatttagcaaatatcgCAGTCAGTGTTCAGGTAGCTGCACCCAGGGTCGACCAGCGACCTCGAGGAACAAACAATACCCCTCGTTACAACTACATAGCTTCGCATGTAGTTAACTCAGTCGGGTGCCCCGCATGTAAGGCCAATCACGCGATATATAACTGTGAGAAATTTAAGAACAgcgatttaaatacaaaaacaaAGATAGTGCAAGAAGCCCGGCTGTGCTTCAATTGTTTGTCATCGGGACATCGGGTACGGGCGTGTACACGGAGTCATTGCAAACAGTGTGGAAGGAAGCATCATTCCTTATTACATAATCCCGAATTCAAACGCGCAGAAGAAGGCTACGCGGATACAGGAGACTCAGATTCGCGAGAACCCCCAGTACTCACAGCTAACGTAGCAAATACAATAGGGCATGCCGTATTATCGACAGCAATAGTTTATGTCAAGGACAAGGGTGGTCAGTCACATAAATGCAGGGTATTATTAGATTCGGGATCTCAAGCAAATTTTATAACCACGGCATTTTGCCAACGACTCGGCATCAAACCGACTGCAATAAGTTCAACAGTGACAGGATTAGGAAGGGCAGTAAATTCCATAGAAGGTAGAGCAACATTAACAATTCATTCGCGATATAATAAATCTCAACACACGGTACAATGCCTATCAATAGAAACCATCACGTCAGACATGCCCAATTTTCAGATACAtagagaaaaaatagaaattccaaGTCATATAGAGCTAGCCGATCCAGAATTCCATTTACAACGGCCAATAGATATGCTCATTGgagcaggtctattttggacattGCTATGTGTCGGTCAACACAAATCAACTCCCAACCTGCTCTTGCAAAGGACCCAACTCGGTTGGGTTTTGGGAGGCACTCCTACCTGGGCAGATAAGAAATTACCACAAAACAATATGTGTTGTTTAGCCACACTCAATGACCTGCAATCTCAATTAGAGAGGTTTTGGGACATAGAGGAACTAACCCCAAACAATAGAAATCAATGCAGCGAGAACACGTTTGGAATTACTTGCGCAAAAGGAGGCATTTTCGACAGAGATCAGATTAGTACAAACGCAACAAGCACTTCCAAATTCCAGTGCGCTACGGTCCCTAAATGTATTTCTGGACAATGGCGGACTACTCAGGGTGGGCGGAAGACTATCCAACGCACCCATAGACTACGACCAAAAGACAGCAGTATACAGAATTCATGTCAGAATATGAGAC GAGATCAGAGGCTCACGTTCGAAGAGCTATATACGTTACTGACGCAAATAGAATCCTGTTTAAATTCACGTCCACTTTCACCATTATCCTCAGATCCCACAGACCTAAACCCTTTGACTCCTGGGCATTTTTTAATTGGTACTGCCCTTACAACACTGCCATCTCATGACCTACGAGATATCAAGGTCACTCGACTTAACAGATACCAGCTAATCCAGCAAATGGTCCAGCATTTCTGGCAAAGGTGGCAGCGGGAATGTATTCAACAGTTGCAGCAACGACACAAATGGCAGCATTCCACCACGTCGAAATTAGCCGTGGATTCCTTGGTCATCATCAAGGAGGACAATCTACCCCCGTTACAGTGGAGCATGGGAAGAATCGTTCAGGTACACCCTGGTACAGATGGAGTGATTCGTGTCGCAACAGTCAGAACGTCAACCGGAACAATTAAACGACCCGTGACAAAATTGTGTATAATACCGTTAGATCACTTAGAAATGTCACACGAGGTGTAG